The following proteins are co-located in the Silene latifolia isolate original U9 population chromosome 1, ASM4854445v1, whole genome shotgun sequence genome:
- the LOC141608272 gene encoding putative acetyltransferase At3g50280, protein MKTKVVKHISECFIKPEYETAESKNHYHLGPMDLLMLSIHYIQKGLLFTKPTNLNGEEFSTEKFLQSLKHSLSQTLVHFYPLGGRLVTEVNEERHESLVYVDCNKGPGARFIHASLDMTISEILSPTDVPLVVQSFFDHDRAVNHDGHTRPLLSVQITELIDGIFIGCSLNHVLVDGTAYWHFWNAWSEIHRAKTGELTVLLPPVYERWFPEGYGPTITLPFTHADEFVLRYEAPELRERIFHFSAESIAKLKAQANKECNSQKISSFQALSALCWRSIVRANRLSLDQVTNCRLAINNRHRLNPPLPQQYFGNCINAMKTSTTVAELHEHSLGRAALSLHESVANHGHKAVLDHVTSWIESPYVYNFSNTFDPNSVMMGSSPRFNMYGNEFGLGKAVAVRSGYANKFVGKVTGYPGYEEEGSVDLEICLPPDSMAALESDPEFMAAVSFP, encoded by the coding sequence ATGAAAACTAAGGTAGTTAAGCACATTTCAGAATGCTTCATCAAACCCGAGTACGAGACCGCAGAGTCGAAAAATCATTACCATTTAGGTCCAATGGATCTGCTCATGCTTTCTATTCATTACATTCAAAAGGGTCTTTTATTCACCAAACCTACAAACCTAAATGGTGAAGAATTCTCAACTGAAAAATTTCTTCAAAGCCTTAAACATTCTCTTTCACAGACCCTAGTCCATTTTTACCCGCTAGGGGGTCGACTTGTTACAGAAGTCAATGAAGAGCGACATGAAAGCTTGGTGTATGTCGACTGCAATAAGGGTCCGGGAGCGAGGTTTATCCACGCGTCTCTAGATATGACTATATCAGAGATACTGTCACCAACTGATGTCCCTTTAGTCGTTCAGTCGTTTTTCGACCATGACAGGGCTGTGAACCATGATGGCCATACCAGGCCTTTACTGTCAGTACAGATCACTGAGCTAATTGATGGGATTTTTATAGGATGTTCGCTCAACCATGTGCTGGTAGATGGAACTGCTTACTGGCATTTCTGGAATGCATGGTCTGAGATCCACAGGGCGAAAACCGGGGAACTTACAGTGCTACTTCCACCAGTTTATGAGCGATGGTTTCCTGAGGGATACGGTCCCACCATCACTCTCCCTTTCACTCACGCTGATGAATTCGTGCTTCGATATGAAGCACCGGAGCTTAGAGAAAGGATCTTCCATTTCTCGGCTGAGTCTATAGCAAAACTCAAAGCTCAGGCTAATAAAGAATGCAATAGCCAGAAAATATCATCATTTCAAGCCCTGTCAGCTCTCTGTTGGAGATCAATAGTTCGAGCAAACCGCTTATCTCTCGATCAGGTCACTAATTGTAGATTAGCTATCAATAACAGGCATAGATTAAACCCACCTTTACCACAGCAGTACTTTGGTAACTGTATCAACGCTATGAAAACAAGTACCACAGTGGCTGAATTGCATGAACACAGTTTGGGTAGGGCGGCGTTGTCGTTGCATGAATCAGTGGCTAATCACGGTCATAAAGCCGTGCTTGATCATGTAACCAGCTGGATAGAGTCACCCTATGTTTACAATTTTAGCAATACTTTTGATCCAAACAGTGTGATGATGGGAAGTTCACCGCGATTTAACATGTATGGCAACGAATTTGGGCTCGGAAAAGCAGTAGCTGTCAGAAGTGGATATGCAAATAAATTTGTTGGAAAAGTAACTGGGTACCCAGGATATGAAGAGGAAGGTAGTGTGGATTTGGAGATATGTCTACCTCCTGATTCAATGGCAGCACTCGAATCTGACCCCGAATTCATGGCTGCTGTTTCATTTCCATAA
- the LOC141651862 gene encoding uncharacterized protein LOC141651862 yields the protein MTDLQERFAMVDGTSIHSLKTELGNCKQTKVMSVTAYYGKLKSLWDALAVHEPPFACKCGRCLCEIAPQAIKRLDNERLHQFFIGLDSTLYGTLRNQQFQLDPLPTLNRGNHAAVQVERLLGPASVQPNTPDIVAFAAPGVLRTPTDWKAIHEKEKLERRKLFRTHCTVHSHDITSCFIKQNKFPDWWGSRPRTLAELHSGKEVGQGAGGSGSARAHMVTAGAASSPSTHSISSLDRLSSMSHNWIIDTGACNHVTGDLTIFTEQITIPPRPVGLLNGQRVMASIMGTVHIDNTIVLRGVLFVPSLTCSLISVSQLTLDNDYVLQFAKDSCSIQDRSSRTMIRVGELRDGLYFLRSDNKFSTVHQVGMVGTFGLWHLKLGHPATKVVKLVPLARNISLNKSLVCDVCL from the coding sequence ATGACGGATTTGCAAGAAAGGTTTGCTATGGTTGATGGTACGTCAATTCATTCCTTGAAAACTGAACTCGGTAATTGCAAACAAACCAAAGTTATGTCCGTTACTGCTTATTATGGTAAACTGAAAAGTTTATGGGACGCTCTTGCGGTTCACGAACCGCCTTTCGCGTGCAAGTGTGGAAGGTGTCTTTGTGAAATTGCTCCGCAAGCAATTAAACGACTTGACAACGAACGCCTTCATCAATTTTTCATTGGTTTAGATAGCACTTTATATGGTACTCTTCGTAATCAACAATTTCAACTCGACCCTCTACCCACCCTTAATCGTGGAAATCACGCAGCCGTTCAGGTTGAACGCCTCCTCGGGCCTGCCTCTGTGCAACCTAACACTCCTGATATAGTCGCCTTCGCTGCTCCTGGTGTGTTACGCACTCCTACGGACTGGAAGGCTATACATGAAAAAGAAAAACTTGAACGCCGCAAGTTGTTTCGCACACATTGTACAGTGCACAGTCATGATATTACCTCCTGTTTTATCAAGCAAAACAAATTTCCGGACTGGTGGGGTTCGCGGCCACGTACCCTTGCTGAACTTCACAGTGGAAAAGAGGTGGGGCAGGGGGCTGGCGGGTCTGGTTCTGCCCGTGCTCATATGGTGACTGCCGGTGCTGCCTCATCTCCTTCTACTCATTCTATCTCGTCTTTAGATCGATTATCTAGTATGTCTCATAATTGGATTATCGATACTGGCGCTTGTAATCATGTCACAGGCGACTTAACAATTTTTACGGAACAAATTACGATTCCACCACGTCCTGTTGGTCTTCTCAATGGTCAGCGGGTTATGGCGTCAATTATGGGAACCGTGCATATTGATAATACTATTGTGCTTCGTGGGGTTTTGTTTGTTCCTAGCTTAACTTGTAGCTTAATTTCTGTGTCTCAATTGACTCTTGATAATGATTATGTTTTACAGTTTGCTAAGGATTCTTGTTCTATACAGGACCGTTCCTCGAGGACGATGATTAGAGTAGGTGAGCTACGAGATGGACTTTATTTTCTTCGCTCAGACAACAAGTTTTCTACGGTTCATCAAGTGGGCATGGTGGGCACGTTCGGCTTATGGCATCTTAAGCTTGGACATCCAGCTACTAAAGTGGTTAAACTCGTACCTTTAGCTCGTAATATTAGTTTGAATAAAAGTTTGGTGTGCGATGTGtgcctgtag